Proteins from one Streptosporangium becharense genomic window:
- a CDS encoding serine/threonine-protein kinase — protein sequence MAQPLTAEDPRRLGVFELTGRLGEGGQGVVYLGRGPADEQVAVKLLHHGLAADPEARARFLREVSVAQRVARFCTASVLHADLAGSRPYIVSEYVPGPSLRQLVGREGPRRGAALERLAVSTATALTAIHRAGILHRDFKPANVLMGPEGPVVIDFGIARALDSPGMTATGMAMGTPSYLAPEQLGPGEVTPAVDVFAWGVTMVFAATGTPAFGEESIAVVINRILNAEPELGDLEGPLRDLVSASLSKDPARRPTADQLVNHLMGGIPAVPAQPPASSRPAPGSSGSPASSHPAPGSPHSPASAHLAPGSPHSPASAPPAAASRDAGQDVPHPGGPRQDRPDDGGIPRDGVRRDGSASSPRGRRALPVGLLLSGVAGVAALAVAAGAVVVLRGDGKASMAQAAVTTAPAAASPGAGGRPDPARGPGTSPTGGGTPAPTESRDEERAGIITPSVSRQTARPSPPRAGGPDRATGRPSGGPGGKPSQSPGPRSGAGPSPTATSPSAPKPTPVPTTVPKPTPKPTPKPTVTARPTAGPTTTAKPTPKPTSATQKLNPYTATGVCGSGYKVVNSRALGTVATVYLLYNSGAGKNCVVTMSKYVIPGKISMNAILQVQGGASGSNPGAFTSYAGPVRLSAARKCVIWGGSHGSISWKSGWSHCG from the coding sequence GTGGCACAGCCGCTCACGGCGGAAGATCCGCGGCGCCTGGGCGTGTTCGAGCTGACCGGACGACTCGGCGAGGGCGGCCAGGGCGTCGTCTACCTCGGCCGGGGGCCGGCGGACGAGCAGGTCGCCGTCAAGCTCCTCCACCACGGGCTGGCCGCCGACCCCGAGGCACGTGCCCGCTTCCTGCGCGAGGTGTCCGTCGCCCAGCGGGTGGCCCGGTTCTGCACCGCGTCGGTGCTCCACGCCGATCTCGCGGGCAGCCGGCCGTACATCGTGAGCGAGTACGTCCCCGGCCCCTCCCTGCGTCAGCTCGTCGGCCGGGAGGGACCGCGGCGCGGCGCCGCGCTGGAGCGCCTGGCCGTCAGCACGGCCACCGCGCTGACGGCGATCCACCGGGCCGGCATCCTGCACCGCGACTTCAAGCCCGCTAACGTGCTGATGGGCCCCGAGGGCCCGGTGGTGATCGACTTCGGCATCGCCAGAGCGCTGGACTCGCCGGGGATGACCGCGACCGGGATGGCGATGGGGACACCCTCCTACCTCGCTCCCGAGCAGCTCGGCCCGGGTGAGGTGACCCCCGCGGTCGACGTCTTCGCCTGGGGCGTCACCATGGTCTTCGCGGCGACCGGCACGCCCGCGTTCGGCGAGGAGTCGATCGCCGTCGTGATCAACCGGATCCTGAACGCGGAGCCGGAGCTGGGCGATCTGGAGGGGCCGCTGCGGGACCTGGTGTCCGCCAGCCTGTCGAAGGACCCGGCCCGACGCCCCACCGCGGATCAGCTCGTCAACCACCTGATGGGCGGCATCCCCGCCGTCCCCGCGCAGCCTCCCGCGTCATCCCGCCCCGCCCCGGGGTCCTCCGGCTCCCCCGCGTCATCCCATCCCGCACCCGGGTCTCCCCACTCCCCCGCGTCCGCCCACCTCGCACCCGGATCCCCCCACTCCCCCGCATCCGCTCCTCCCGCCGCCGCTTCGCGCGACGCCGGGCAGGACGTCCCGCATCCGGGCGGGCCACGTCAGGACCGGCCGGATGACGGCGGGATCCCGCGGGACGGCGTCCGGCGGGACGGCTCGGCGTCTTCCCCGCGAGGACGGCGGGCACTGCCGGTCGGGCTCCTGCTCTCCGGCGTGGCGGGCGTGGCCGCGCTCGCCGTGGCCGCCGGGGCCGTCGTGGTCCTGCGCGGCGACGGGAAGGCGTCGATGGCGCAGGCCGCCGTCACCACGGCGCCCGCCGCCGCCTCCCCGGGCGCCGGGGGGCGGCCGGACCCCGCGCGCGGCCCCGGCACCTCACCGACGGGCGGCGGGACACCCGCCCCCACCGAGTCCCGGGACGAGGAGCGGGCGGGGATCATCACACCCAGCGTGTCCCGCCAGACGGCACGCCCCTCCCCGCCCCGGGCGGGCGGCCCGGACCGGGCCACCGGGCGGCCGAGCGGGGGCCCGGGCGGGAAACCCTCGCAGAGCCCCGGACCGCGGTCCGGGGCCGGGCCGAGCCCGACCGCCACGTCCCCCTCGGCACCCAAACCGACGCCCGTGCCCACGACCGTCCCGAAGCCGACCCCGAAACCCACCCCGAAGCCCACCGTCACCGCCAGGCCCACCGCCGGCCCCACGACCACCGCCAAGCCGACCCCGAAACCCACGAGCGCAACGCAGAAGCTCAACCCGTACACGGCGACCGGCGTGTGCGGCAGCGGTTACAAGGTCGTCAACTCCAGAGCACTGGGTACCGTGGCGACCGTCTACCTGCTGTACAACTCCGGGGCGGGCAAGAACTGCGTCGTCACGATGTCCAAGTACGTGATCCCCGGCAAGATCTCGATGAACGCGATCCTCCAGGTGCAGGGCGGCGCGAGCGGGAGCAACCCCGGCGCGTTCACCTCGTACGCGGGCCCCGTGCGGCTGTCCGCCGCCAGGAAGTGCGTGATCTGGGGCGGGTCACACGGCTCGATCTCGTGGAAGAGCGGCTGGAGTCACTGCGGCTGA
- a CDS encoding acyl-CoA carboxylase subunit beta: MLDVSGAEYLSRREAMLAKLAELDAEHAKAVAGGGGKYVERHRRRGKLLARERIELLLDPDSAFLELSPLAGWGSEFPVGASVVTGIGVIEGVECVIVANDPTVRGGASNPWTLRKTLRAADIALENRLPLVNLVESGGADLPTQKEIFIPGGRIFRDLTRLSAAGIPTIALVFGSSTAGGAYVPGMSDHVVMVRERAKVFLGGPPLVRMATGEESDEESLGGAEMHARVSGLADHLAADEHDALRIGRRIVRSLNHRRLGAAPLAVRDPLREEDELLGIVPEDLRIPFDPREVIVRVVDGSEFDEFKPLYGGSLVTGWARLHGYPVGILANARGVLFSEEAQKAAQFIQLANRTRTPLVFLQNTTGYMVGREYEQGGIIKHGAMMINAVSNSTVPHITIVMGASYGAGNYGMCGRAYAPRFLFSWPSAKSAVMGPAQLAGVLSIVGRAAAEARGQVYDEEADAAMRQMVEAQIEAESLPFFLSGRLYDDGVIDPRDTRTVLGLCLSAVNNAPVPEPAGFGVFRM; the protein is encoded by the coding sequence ATGCTCGACGTCTCCGGCGCCGAATACCTGTCCCGGCGCGAGGCCATGCTCGCCAAGCTCGCCGAGCTCGACGCCGAGCACGCCAAGGCGGTGGCGGGCGGCGGCGGCAAGTACGTCGAGCGGCACCGCCGGCGGGGCAAGCTGCTCGCCCGGGAGCGGATCGAGCTGCTTCTCGACCCCGACTCGGCGTTCCTGGAGCTGTCGCCGCTGGCCGGCTGGGGCAGCGAGTTCCCCGTGGGGGCGAGCGTCGTCACCGGGATCGGGGTGATCGAGGGCGTCGAGTGCGTGATCGTCGCCAACGACCCGACCGTGCGGGGCGGCGCGTCCAACCCGTGGACCCTGCGCAAGACCCTCAGGGCGGCCGACATCGCCCTGGAGAACCGGTTGCCGCTGGTCAACCTGGTCGAGTCGGGCGGGGCGGACCTGCCGACGCAGAAGGAGATCTTCATCCCGGGCGGGCGGATCTTCCGTGACCTGACCCGCCTGTCCGCGGCCGGGATCCCCACGATCGCCCTCGTCTTCGGCAGCTCCACCGCCGGTGGGGCGTACGTCCCCGGGATGAGCGACCACGTGGTGATGGTCAGGGAACGCGCGAAGGTCTTCCTCGGCGGGCCGCCGCTGGTCAGGATGGCCACCGGCGAGGAGTCGGACGAGGAGTCGCTGGGCGGCGCGGAGATGCACGCCCGCGTCAGCGGCCTGGCCGACCACTTGGCCGCCGACGAGCACGACGCGCTGCGGATCGGGCGGCGGATCGTCCGGAGCCTGAACCACCGCAGGCTCGGCGCCGCGCCGCTTGCCGTGCGCGACCCGCTGCGTGAGGAGGACGAGCTGCTGGGCATCGTGCCGGAGGACCTGCGCATCCCGTTCGACCCGCGCGAGGTGATCGTACGGGTGGTGGACGGCAGCGAGTTCGACGAGTTCAAGCCGCTGTACGGCGGGAGCCTGGTGACCGGGTGGGCCCGGCTGCACGGCTACCCGGTCGGGATCCTCGCCAACGCCCGGGGTGTCCTGTTCAGCGAGGAGGCCCAGAAGGCCGCGCAGTTCATCCAGCTCGCCAACCGGACCCGCACCCCGCTGGTCTTCCTGCAGAACACCACCGGCTACATGGTCGGCAGGGAGTACGAGCAGGGCGGCATCATTAAACACGGCGCCATGATGATCAACGCGGTGTCCAACTCGACCGTCCCGCACATCACGATCGTCATGGGCGCCTCGTACGGGGCGGGCAACTACGGCATGTGCGGGCGGGCCTACGCCCCGCGGTTCCTGTTCTCCTGGCCGAGTGCGAAATCCGCCGTCATGGGGCCCGCCCAGCTCGCCGGGGTGTTGTCCATCGTCGGGCGTGCCGCGGCCGAGGCCCGAGGGCAGGTCTACGACGAGGAGGCCGACGCGGCGATGCGCCAGATGGTCGAGGCGCAGATCGAGGCCGAGTCGCTGCCGTTCTTCCTGTCCGGCCGTCTCTACGACGACGGGGTGATCGACCCCCGTGACACCCGCACGGTCCTCGGCCTGTGCCTGTCGGCCGTCAACAACGCCCCCGTCCCGGAGCCCGCGGGCTTCGGCGTCTTCCGGATGTGA
- a CDS encoding immune inhibitor A domain-containing protein — MSSRVRSGGARKRLLAIVPVLGLAAAGLAAGTASADGDTSVARYQPTAADYYINYAPPRDEPEVADPAVPSAKARKSSPSKKLDRKFSGGNPAAARVLAAREAEAIKTGLNPADFLFKKSKTVKTAKLLTLLVEFNDKANDDFSGFVRPASVDSEDPAECVTEPPGTLLNGPLHNKIPNPATLAHKDNNSFWVPDFSPEHFNKMLYSSEGITERVRPDLTDPRDGRKGIDISKHTMKNMYEEMSKGAYTVTGQASEWIKVPHSEAYYGARACGKEVQDMSGHPSNPLGPGQLAIDAVNTLAASDPSFPWADYDIEDVADSDGDGNFAEPDGVVDHLVLVHAGKDKSSDGGAEGTYAIWAHSSAVAGGYQVPGTNVKISNYIVQPEDSGVGVFAHEYGHDLGLPDLYDTTGQASSAVDFWDLMSSGSHSGPIFQSMPSHMGLWDKWILGWASPKVFNPGDRARAVTIGQASRTPKLTEDGVRVNLTSTPLEMVKPHSGTKTWWSNLDQEWADSKLTRDLQVPAGTDVKFRLWNNYEIEEDWDFGFIEVSTDGGATWTQQKVYTEGGVLVSTDDDYTDPNKNLAKFGNRKYGLTGTTDGWRHDYVDLTPYAGKTVKLRLVYDTDAAFTPRGWHADDFSLTNGDQTVWSDDVESGNNGWTTAGGTYTNTHGQGWVVNDGFREISRFYLAEWRNFDGFDKGLQYAYSTNYSREGAWKTEKVKYNAPGMLVWYRDSTYTNNSLANNLDLAPSIGSKGSLLLVDSHFDPLRRTGTAAEKDPTTLKNMQGRMQTSNAAFSFSRTYPFTECFEAPGEPFSEYCTKVDRLRGVSEFTDAKTWYPGFELRGDSLFYRDFDASVVVPSKGDQSYSTRVVNPDGTPATEAYGTDMGNGNVLGSGNPGDEGKALGVKLKLLTPLPGNIGAIVHVTPPKN, encoded by the coding sequence TTGTCCAGCAGAGTGAGGAGTGGGGGCGCCCGAAAGCGCCTCCTCGCGATCGTGCCCGTGCTCGGCCTGGCCGCCGCGGGGCTCGCGGCGGGGACTGCGTCCGCGGACGGTGACACCTCGGTCGCGCGGTACCAGCCGACCGCGGCCGACTACTACATCAACTACGCTCCGCCCAGGGACGAGCCCGAGGTCGCCGACCCGGCCGTGCCGTCGGCCAAGGCCCGCAAGTCCAGCCCGTCCAAGAAGCTCGACCGGAAGTTCTCCGGCGGAAACCCGGCCGCTGCGCGGGTGCTGGCCGCCCGTGAGGCAGAAGCGATCAAGACGGGGCTCAACCCCGCGGACTTCCTCTTCAAGAAGTCGAAGACCGTCAAGACAGCCAAGTTGCTCACCCTGCTGGTGGAGTTCAACGACAAGGCCAACGATGACTTCTCCGGGTTCGTCCGCCCGGCGAGCGTCGACAGCGAGGACCCCGCCGAGTGCGTCACCGAGCCGCCGGGCACCCTGCTCAACGGCCCGCTGCACAACAAGATCCCCAATCCGGCGACCCTCGCGCACAAGGACAACAACAGCTTCTGGGTGCCGGACTTCAGCCCCGAGCACTTCAACAAGATGCTTTACAGCTCCGAGGGCATCACCGAGCGCGTCCGCCCCGACCTGACCGACCCCCGGGACGGCCGCAAGGGCATCGACATCTCCAAGCACACCATGAAGAACATGTACGAGGAGATGTCCAAGGGCGCCTACACCGTCACCGGGCAGGCCAGCGAGTGGATCAAGGTCCCGCACTCCGAGGCGTACTACGGCGCCCGAGCCTGCGGCAAGGAAGTCCAGGACATGAGCGGTCACCCGAGCAACCCGCTCGGCCCCGGCCAGCTCGCCATCGACGCGGTGAACACCCTGGCCGCCTCCGACCCGTCCTTCCCCTGGGCCGACTACGACATCGAGGACGTCGCCGACTCCGACGGTGACGGGAACTTCGCCGAGCCGGACGGCGTGGTCGACCACCTGGTGCTCGTGCACGCCGGAAAGGACAAGTCCTCCGACGGCGGCGCCGAGGGCACCTACGCGATCTGGGCCCACTCCAGCGCGGTGGCCGGCGGCTACCAGGTGCCCGGCACGAACGTGAAGATCTCCAACTACATCGTCCAGCCCGAGGACTCCGGCGTCGGCGTCTTCGCCCACGAGTACGGCCACGACCTCGGCCTGCCCGACCTCTACGACACCACCGGCCAGGCGTCCTCGGCGGTCGACTTCTGGGACCTGATGTCCAGCGGCTCGCACAGCGGCCCGATCTTCCAGTCGATGCCGTCCCACATGGGCCTGTGGGACAAGTGGATCCTCGGCTGGGCCAGCCCGAAGGTCTTCAACCCCGGTGACCGCGCTCGCGCGGTGACGATCGGCCAGGCCTCGCGCACGCCGAAGCTGACCGAGGACGGCGTGCGGGTGAACCTGACCAGCACCCCCCTGGAGATGGTCAAGCCGCACAGCGGCACCAAGACGTGGTGGTCCAACCTCGACCAGGAGTGGGCCGACTCCAAGCTCACCCGCGACCTCCAGGTGCCGGCCGGGACCGACGTGAAGTTCCGGCTCTGGAACAACTACGAGATCGAAGAGGACTGGGACTTCGGCTTCATCGAGGTCTCCACCGACGGCGGCGCCACCTGGACCCAGCAGAAGGTCTACACCGAGGGCGGCGTCCTGGTCTCCACCGACGACGACTACACCGACCCGAACAAGAACCTCGCCAAGTTCGGCAACCGCAAGTACGGCCTCACCGGTACGACCGACGGCTGGCGGCACGACTACGTCGACCTGACCCCGTACGCGGGCAAGACCGTCAAGCTCCGGCTGGTCTACGACACCGACGCGGCCTTCACCCCGCGCGGCTGGCACGCCGACGACTTCTCGCTCACCAACGGCGACCAGACCGTCTGGAGCGACGACGTCGAGAGCGGCAACAACGGCTGGACGACCGCCGGCGGCACGTACACCAACACGCACGGCCAGGGCTGGGTCGTCAACGACGGCTTCCGTGAGATCTCCCGGTTCTACCTCGCGGAGTGGCGCAACTTCGACGGCTTCGACAAGGGCCTGCAGTACGCCTACAGCACCAACTACTCGCGCGAGGGTGCGTGGAAGACGGAGAAGGTCAAGTACAACGCGCCCGGCATGCTCGTCTGGTACCGCGACTCGACCTACACCAACAACTCCCTGGCCAACAACCTCGACCTGGCGCCGAGCATCGGTTCCAAGGGAAGCCTGCTGCTGGTCGACTCCCACTTCGACCCGCTGCGCCGGACCGGCACCGCGGCCGAGAAGGACCCCACCACGCTGAAGAACATGCAGGGCCGCATGCAGACCTCGAACGCGGCCTTCTCCTTCAGCAGGACCTACCCGTTCACCGAGTGCTTCGAGGCTCCGGGCGAGCCCTTCAGCGAGTACTGCACCAAGGTGGACAGGCTGCGCGGCGTGTCGGAGTTCACCGACGCCAAGACCTGGTACCCGGGCTTCGAACTCCGCGGTGACAGCCTGTTCTACCGCGACTTCGACGCCTCGGTGGTCGTCCCGTCCAAGGGCGACCAGTCGTACAGCACTCGGGTCGTCAACCCCGACGGCACCCCGGCCACCGAGGCCTACGGCACCGACATGGGCAACGGCAACGTCCTCGGCTCCGGCAACCCCGGTGACGAGGGTAAGGCGCTGGGCGTGAAGCTCAAGCTCCTCACCCCGCTCCCGGGCAACATCGGCGCGATCGTCCACGTCACCCCGCCCAAGAACTGA
- a CDS encoding RNA ligase family protein — translation MPEWYPKISQRWSDGPARAGMWVAEEKVHGAHLALVTDGVRTRAARRRGILDESELDVFFGVARIWPLLATAASTVARRVGHSLGGVREVVLYGELAGGHYPHPEVTAEDGAQPVQTGIWYSPGLVWLAFDALVHTAAGQTWLGRADLEEHLAGTGLRCVPLLRRGRRAEVQETPVEFPTEVPALLGLPPLPGNLAEGYVVKPAGRWPVEEHGPRPVLKVKLPAFAEDSRYDGARPFVPPADGAAGVPGWLLAAAVDRLTPPRAASARSKLGPGAGPDVLAAEVLADLLADLSEDLGGLADDERRRLGDALAPGVRLLVSDPPAV, via the coding sequence ATGCCGGAGTGGTACCCGAAGATCTCCCAGCGGTGGAGCGACGGTCCCGCGCGCGCGGGGATGTGGGTGGCCGAGGAGAAGGTGCACGGCGCTCACCTCGCGCTGGTGACCGACGGCGTCCGGACGCGGGCGGCCCGCCGCCGGGGCATCCTGGACGAGAGCGAGCTGGACGTCTTCTTCGGGGTGGCCCGCATCTGGCCGCTCCTGGCCACCGCCGCCTCGACGGTCGCCCGGCGGGTGGGGCACAGCCTCGGCGGCGTGCGCGAGGTGGTCCTGTACGGCGAACTGGCCGGCGGCCACTACCCGCACCCGGAGGTAACGGCCGAGGACGGGGCCCAGCCGGTGCAGACCGGGATCTGGTACAGCCCGGGGCTGGTGTGGCTGGCGTTCGACGCGCTCGTCCACACCGCGGCCGGGCAGACCTGGCTGGGCCGTGCCGACCTGGAGGAGCACCTGGCCGGGACCGGGCTGCGCTGCGTCCCGCTGCTGAGACGGGGGCGGCGGGCCGAGGTGCAGGAGACCCCGGTGGAGTTCCCCACCGAGGTGCCCGCGCTGCTCGGCCTGCCGCCCCTGCCCGGCAACCTCGCCGAAGGGTACGTGGTCAAGCCGGCCGGTCGCTGGCCGGTGGAGGAGCACGGTCCGCGTCCGGTGCTGAAGGTCAAGCTCCCCGCCTTCGCGGAGGACTCCCGCTACGACGGTGCCAGGCCCTTCGTGCCTCCCGCCGACGGGGCGGCCGGGGTGCCCGGCTGGCTGCTGGCGGCGGCGGTCGACCGGCTCACCCCGCCGCGGGCGGCCTCGGCCCGCAGCAAGCTCGGCCCCGGTGCCGGTCCCGACGTGCTGGCGGCGGAGGTCCTCGCCGACCTGCTCGCCGACCTCTCCGAGGACCTGGGCGGCCTGGCGGACGACGAGCGCCGCCGCCTGGGCGACGCCCTGGCGCCGGGGGTGCGCCTGCTGGTCTCGGACCCGCCGGCCGTCTGA
- a CDS encoding PrsW family intramembrane metalloprotease has product MRDTWETAGPPAVRDGGRTAARPQRGMVITLAVSGLCALATLAFVLAGSGGDGFGLSVALGVAPLPVLLAAVLVLDRLEPEPRLHLLFAFVWGAGIAVVVSIGLETAGEATVSALGMGPQDARTVTMVAVAPAVEEAAKGAALLWLLWRCRHELDGPTDGIVYASVVALGFAAVENVLYYSAAFGVAGTAATVATFVLRGVLTPLLHPIATSMIGLGVAHAVTGRGGGRFALIPLGYAGAVVLHGMWNGAAALNSPAALGVVYLVGAVVIAGLVTVAVRERRQLVTGISRDLPAYVPTGLVTPEDIGMLSSPRVRRQARRWAGRLGAGRAMSDYQRAATALAALHHRAGRDARVSRRFADDRDALLAVMAASRAHLVIRSAVPPRTRGCSATPALALPLVGPGE; this is encoded by the coding sequence ATGAGGGACACGTGGGAGACGGCCGGTCCACCGGCCGTGCGGGACGGCGGCCGGACGGCGGCCCGTCCACAGCGGGGAATGGTCATCACGCTCGCGGTCTCCGGGCTGTGTGCCCTGGCGACCCTGGCGTTCGTCCTGGCGGGCAGCGGCGGCGACGGGTTCGGCCTGTCCGTCGCCCTGGGGGTGGCGCCCCTGCCCGTCCTGCTCGCCGCGGTGCTGGTGCTCGACCGGCTGGAACCGGAACCGCGGCTCCACCTGCTCTTCGCCTTCGTCTGGGGGGCGGGGATCGCGGTGGTCGTCTCCATCGGCCTGGAGACGGCCGGTGAGGCGACGGTCTCCGCGCTCGGCATGGGCCCGCAGGACGCGCGGACGGTGACCATGGTGGCGGTGGCCCCCGCGGTCGAGGAGGCGGCCAAGGGCGCCGCGCTGCTGTGGCTGCTGTGGCGGTGCCGTCACGAGCTGGACGGGCCGACCGACGGCATCGTCTACGCCTCCGTGGTGGCGCTGGGATTCGCCGCCGTGGAGAACGTCCTCTACTACTCCGCGGCGTTCGGCGTGGCCGGGACGGCGGCGACGGTGGCCACCTTCGTGCTGCGGGGAGTGCTCACCCCGCTCCTGCACCCGATCGCCACCTCGATGATCGGGCTCGGCGTCGCGCACGCGGTCACCGGACGCGGCGGGGGCCGCTTCGCGCTCATCCCGCTGGGTTACGCGGGAGCCGTGGTCCTGCACGGCATGTGGAACGGGGCCGCCGCGCTGAACTCCCCGGCCGCACTGGGCGTGGTGTACCTGGTCGGCGCGGTCGTCATCGCCGGCCTGGTCACCGTCGCGGTCCGGGAACGACGGCAACTGGTCACCGGGATCAGCCGCGACCTGCCGGCGTACGTGCCGACCGGGCTCGTCACCCCCGAGGACATCGGCATGCTGAGCTCGCCGCGCGTCCGCAGGCAGGCCCGGCGGTGGGCCGGGCGCCTCGGGGCCGGACGCGCGATGTCGGACTACCAGCGGGCCGCGACCGCGCTGGCCGCGCTCCACCACAGGGCCGGGCGTGACGCCCGGGTGTCACGGCGGTTCGCCGACGACCGCGACGCGCTGCTGGCGGTCATGGCGGCCTCCCGTGCCCATCTGGTGATCCGTTCCGCCGTGCCGCCGCGGACGCGGGGCTGCTCAGCGACCCCCGCTCTGGCCCTTCCTCTCGTCGGACCAGGCGAGTAG
- a CDS encoding diacylglycerol/lipid kinase family protein, with protein sequence MGELRSKAEHTGVIQAGGKVCVVVNTRSRRGRRRYPEVARLLRQEGFEPIRIFPVVDPRRLRATLEEALEAGPDLLVVGGGDGTLSAAVKHVAHRDVALGVLPLGTTNNFVRSLGIPLDLAGAIRVFRTGKVADIDLGVAGDREFANLASFGVSVEVAGTVRHWLKRLLGRAAYPLTALTVLPGHRPFRAFLTVDGRRHELLTHQLNIANGRFHGGWQVAKDISIDNGRLVAYQLGSGKRLRLLVETLVRATTGRWRSLAGGPFVMGREMHLETDPPLAADIDGEVRLMTPITLRTVPNGLRVMVPADFVDS encoded by the coding sequence GTGGGAGAGCTTCGAAGCAAGGCCGAGCACACCGGGGTCATCCAGGCCGGAGGCAAGGTCTGCGTGGTGGTCAACACACGCTCGCGCCGTGGCCGGCGCCGCTACCCGGAGGTCGCCCGGCTGCTCAGGCAGGAGGGTTTCGAGCCGATCCGGATCTTCCCCGTGGTCGACCCCAGACGGCTGCGCGCCACCCTGGAGGAGGCGCTGGAGGCCGGTCCGGACCTGCTCGTGGTCGGCGGCGGCGACGGCACGCTCAGCGCCGCCGTCAAGCACGTCGCCCACCGCGACGTCGCCCTCGGTGTGCTGCCGCTGGGCACCACCAACAACTTCGTCCGCAGCCTCGGCATCCCGCTCGACCTCGCGGGTGCGATCCGGGTCTTCCGCACCGGGAAGGTCGCCGACATCGACCTGGGCGTCGCGGGTGACCGCGAGTTCGCCAACCTGGCCAGCTTCGGGGTCTCCGTGGAGGTGGCGGGCACGGTCAGGCACTGGCTGAAGCGCCTCCTGGGCCGGGCGGCCTACCCGCTCACCGCCCTGACGGTGCTGCCGGGCCACCGGCCGTTCCGTGCCTTCCTCACCGTGGACGGCCGCCGCCACGAACTGCTCACCCACCAGCTCAACATCGCCAACGGCCGCTTCCACGGCGGCTGGCAGGTGGCCAAGGACATCAGCATCGACAACGGCCGCCTGGTCGCCTACCAGCTCGGTTCGGGCAAGCGCCTGCGCCTGCTGGTGGAGACGCTGGTGCGGGCCACCACCGGCCGCTGGCGCAGCCTCGCGGGCGGTCCGTTCGTCATGGGACGGGAGATGCACCTGGAGACCGACCCTCCGCTGGCCGCCGACATCGACGGCGAGGTCCGCCTGATGACCCCCATCACCCTCCGCACCGTGCCCAACGGCCTGCGGGTGATGGTCCCCGCCGACTTCGTCGATTCCTGA